The Chitinophaga lutea genome contains the following window.
AAAGAGATCGTCACCATCGGCAACAAATTCGCTACCATGCAGACGGTGAACTTCATCAACAACTCCCAGCCGCTGTATGTGCTGATCAGCCCGGACGAGCAGCTGCTCACCTTCCCGGTGGCTTATACGCCGGATATTCAGGAGTATGCCAACTGGCTGAAATCAGGCCTGGACGCGTTCAAAAAAGTGAAAAAATAGCGACGGCTATAAAATATAAAAGAGGGTGCACCGCAAGGCGCACCCTCTTTTTTTATGTCCGGTTATCCATGGTCAGTATAAAGAATCTCCGCAGCCGCGCAACGCTTTCCCGTCCACTTTCAGCGTTACGGTCAGTTCGTGTTTTTTGTCGGCATCGTCCGTGCATCTTTTCACCTCGAATGTGGCCGTCAGCGTGTGGCCTTTCACGGAGGTGGTGAAGACGGTGGCATCCTTATCGCCTTTCTGCGCGTCGGCATAGGGGAACTCCACTACATCGGCGCCGTAGTTGCCGGTGTAAATGATCTTTTCGTGCGGGATAACGGCCAGCGACCAGCCGGGCTCATTGCCGGTAGCCCAGTGCGACGCGCCTTTCAGCCGCATTTCGTTGGCCACCTTGCTCAGGTCTTTTCGCTCGGCGTTCAGTGCGGTCATCACCTGGGTGGCCAGGGTGTTGACGTCGGCCGGTTTCAGGCGGAAATCACTATCGGGCGTGGCCGACTTGTAAGGTGTGAAGGCCGCGTTTTCGAGGGCCGCCAGGTCGGCCGCGGAGCGGGTTTCGGAATAGGCCAGGCTATTCCCTTTATAATAAAACGTGTTCTCGCGCACGGTGTTTTTTTCTTTGACGATCTCGCGGAACATCATGGGTTGTCCGTTCAGGGAGTCGAGGTATATCCAGCTTTCCGTGCTCACCACCGGGAGGTGGCTTTCCGGGTACAGGTAAAGGCGCAGCGGTTTGCCGGTGGCGGAATAGATCCCCACGAGGCCGGCCGAGTTATCGCCCATGGCAAAATTATGCGAAACGAGCATGCGCCCTGATTTGGCAGCCTGGTCGTCGATATTTTCGATGTAAGCGCTGATATCTGTCGTGTGCTCGATTTCCGCCGCAATGGTGCTGTCGCTGCCTTCGGCCTTTTTTTCCGACGACGGGCCTGCGCATGCCGCGAACAAGGCAATCCCGAATAATAGAACCGGATATGGTTTCATGCGATAGGTTTTTTTACGGGCAGTAGCTGCAAAGGTTGTGCTAGATTAATGAGCCCCTGGTTTTCAGTAGATTAAACATTAAGATATGCTTTTTTGTTGACATTCCCATGAGGCGGCCTTCAAAATTGCTTCAAATTTGTGTGTAATTTGCGGGGATTATGAAGGTGTTGCTGATTGAAGACAACCTGGAGCTGGCCAGCAGTATATCGGAATTCCTGGCCAGGGAAGGGTACATCTGTGAGGTGAGTTACAATATCCGTGACGCACAGGACAAACTCATCTCATTTCAGTACGATTGTGTGCTGCTCGACATTATGCTGCCGGACGGGAACGGCCTGCAGATTTTGTCGTTCATGCGCCTGGAGCGCGTGCAAAGCAGCATCCTCATCCTGTCGGCCAAAAACTCGCTCGACGACAAGATTGCCGGGCTGGAAGAAGGGGCGGACGATTATCTCACCAAACCCTTCCATCTTCCCGAACTGCACGCCCGCCTGCGCGCCATTTACCGCCGCAAGAAGCTCAACGGGAGCAACATGATCACCTTCAACGAAATCAGCCTCAATATCGATACGCTGGAAGCGCATGTGAACGGCACCCTGCTCGACATGACGCGCAAGGAATTCGATCTGCTACTGTATTTCATCGTCAATAAAAACCGGGTTTTGTCCCGGCAGTCGATCGCAGCCCATCTTTGGGGCGATTATACGGACAACCTCGCCAACTTCGATTTTGTATACCAGCATGTGAAAAATATCCGCAAGAAGATCAGCGCGGCCAACGGAACGGACTATATCGGCACAGTGTACGGGTTAGGGTATAAATTCAATACATCGAAGCAATAATATTGCCTCTAAACAAATCATTCTGATGAAGCTCGTTGACAGATTTACACTGTGGTTTCTCGGCATTACGATGCTGATCATCCCCGTGAATAGTTTTATCACCTACCAGAGCATCAAGCGCGAAATAGACAAGGCCGCGATTGAGCGGCTGAAACATGTGAACGTGCGGGTAGCCGGGCAGATCGAGCGGGGAGAAGTGCCGGGCGAATACAGCCAGGGCTGCAAGATCAAAGTGGAAACCACCGCCGCCGGCCACCCGGTGGATGTGTACGAAGTGACCGAAAAGGATGTGACCCACGATCCCGAGCTGAAAGACAACGACCGCAAAATCACCGTGGCGTCGTTCCACACCATCAACAACAAACACTACAAGATCATTTCAGGCGATTATGTATCGCGCTCGGAGCAGATCCTGGCGGGCCTGCGCACGTCCATCATGTGGAAGCTCATCATCCTCATCTGCCTCGTGGTGCTCACCGCGCGGCTCGCTTCGCGGTTTGTGCTGGCGCCGTTTTACGGCACGCTCAAAAAGCTGCAGCGCTTCAACCTGAAGCTGAAGAAAAAACTGGTGCTACCGCCCACACGCACCAAAGAGCTGCAGGAGCTCAACTGTTTTGTAAGCAAGATGACCGACAAGGCTGTGGATGATTATAATTCCCTGAAAGAGTTCGCCGAAAACGCCTCGCACGAACTGCAAACGCCCCTGGCCATCATCCGCAGCAAACTGGAACTGCTCTCCGAATCCGACATCCAGGGAGAACAGGCCGTGCTGATCACCGACATGCAGAACGCGGTAGACAAGCTGACGCGCATCAACCGCTCGCTGATCTTATTGTCGAGGCTCGAAAACAACGAATACGAAACCGAGGAAGAGGTGAACCTGAGCCACTACACGCAGGAAGCCGTGAACGCTTTCGGCGACTTGGTTTCGCTCAAGTCGCTCACCCTGCAGTGCAATATAGACACCAATGTGGACGTGCGGCTGCATGCCTCACTGGCGGACATCCTGCTCAACAATCTCATCAGTAACGCCATCCGTCACAACATTCCCGGCGGCTCCATCGAAGTGAGCCTCAACCGCCGCTGCCTCGTTATCAGCAACACCGGCCTGCCGCCGGAAGGGGCTACCGAAGACATGTTCCAGCGCTTCAAAAAAGGGAGCCAGAGCAATAATTCCATCGGGATTGGTCTGTCTATTGTCAAACAGATCTGCGACATGAATTCCTTTGAAATCCGCTACCATTATACATCCGACCGTCATCATGTAGAAGTTTTCTTTGCAGGTGAAGCCAATTCTTCAAAATTGCTTCAAAATGATGAGCGCTATTTGCAGGAGAAATATCAGCTTTAGAGCTGGCCATGCTAAATAACCGCTCATTTAATCCAAGATGACAAGACGCTATCCTGTTCATCTGCTTCTGCTGGTGATGTGTTTGAGTGCCGCTGCCGCCCAGGGGCAGGTACTGACGATGAAAGATGCCATACAAACAGCGCTGAACAATTACGGAACGATCAAGGCGAAAGCCAACTATGCGAATGCTTCGAAAGCCACGGCGGAACAAGCGCGGCGCGACTACCTGCCCAACCTGAGTATTTCCGCTCAACAGGACTATGGTACGGTGAACGGCCAGAACGGCCCGTTATATGGTTTCGGTGGTTTGGGCGTGGCCTCTTCCGGCCTGCCTTTGCCCGACCAGAACTGGAATGCGGCGTTCGGGGCGCTTTACCTGGCCAATATCAACTGGGAATTTTTTGCCTTCGGCCGTGCCAAAGAAAAAGTCAAAACCGCACAATCCGCCGCCTATCGCGATGAGCGTGACCGCGAGCAGGAGAGTTTCCGCCACGAAATAAAAGTGGCCGCCACCTATCTCAACCTGCTGGCCGCCCAGCGCCTTACCCGCAGCTGGGAGCGCAACCTCGAGCGTGCGGATACGTTCAGGGCCGTGGTGAAACGCCGCGCCTCCAACGGGTTGATCGCCGGCGTGGATTCCTCGCTTGCCAACGCCGAAGTAGCCAGCGCCCGCATCGCGCTGACCCGCTCGGCCGACCTGGAACAGGAACAAAGCAACCAGCTGGCCCAGCTCATGGGTGTGGCGCCGTCGGCCTTCGTGCTGGATACCGCCTTCCTGACGAGGCTGCCCGCCGTGATGACAGACACGGTAACGCTCAATACGGACGCGCATCCCGTGCTCCGGTTTTACCGCAGCCGGATAGACCTCAGCCACGAACAGGAGAAATATATCAGAACGCTCAACTTCCCCGCTTTCTCGTTTTTCAGCGTGCTGCAAACGAGAGCATCGGGCTTCAGTTCGGCTTACGCCACAGACCAGACGGCCTTTACACATAATTACTGGGACGGTGTGAAACCCACGCGCAGCAACTACCTGCTGGGCATCGGCGTTACGTGGAACCTCACTTCGCCCCTGCGCGTAAAACAACAATCGGCCGCGCAACAGTTCACATCCAAAGCGCTGCAAAACGAAATGGAAGTGGTGGACCAGCAACTCAAAGCACAGCTGGTGCTGGCCGACGTGAAAATCAAAAACGCGCTCAGCAACTACCAGGAAGCCGGCATCCAGCTGCGCTCCGCTTCGCAGGCATACCTGCAGAAAACGGTGATGTACCAGAACGGGCTCAGCACGCTGGTGGATGTTACGCAGGCGCTTTATTCCCTCAACCGCGCGGAAACGGAGCGGGATGTGGCCTATAGCAACGTATGGCAGGCCCTGCTGCTGAAAGCCGCCGCCGCCGGCAACTTTGGGTTATTTATCAACGAATTCTAATTATACAACATAATGGGACTTATCAGAAGCGCACTGGAAAAACCGATCACGGTACTCGTACTCGTGGCGGGCCTGTTTTTCTTCGGGATCAAAGCCGTGCGGGACGTAAAGGTGGATATCTTCCCGAA
Protein-coding sequences here:
- a CDS encoding sensor histidine kinase — translated: MKLVDRFTLWFLGITMLIIPVNSFITYQSIKREIDKAAIERLKHVNVRVAGQIERGEVPGEYSQGCKIKVETTAAGHPVDVYEVTEKDVTHDPELKDNDRKITVASFHTINNKHYKIISGDYVSRSEQILAGLRTSIMWKLIILICLVVLTARLASRFVLAPFYGTLKKLQRFNLKLKKKLVLPPTRTKELQELNCFVSKMTDKAVDDYNSLKEFAENASHELQTPLAIIRSKLELLSESDIQGEQAVLITDMQNAVDKLTRINRSLILLSRLENNEYETEEEVNLSHYTQEAVNAFGDLVSLKSLTLQCNIDTNVDVRLHASLADILLNNLISNAIRHNIPGGSIEVSLNRRCLVISNTGLPPEGATEDMFQRFKKGSQSNNSIGIGLSIVKQICDMNSFEIRYHYTSDRHHVEVFFAGEANSSKLLQNDERYLQEKYQL
- a CDS encoding TolC family protein, producing the protein MTRRYPVHLLLLVMCLSAAAAQGQVLTMKDAIQTALNNYGTIKAKANYANASKATAEQARRDYLPNLSISAQQDYGTVNGQNGPLYGFGGLGVASSGLPLPDQNWNAAFGALYLANINWEFFAFGRAKEKVKTAQSAAYRDERDREQESFRHEIKVAATYLNLLAAQRLTRSWERNLERADTFRAVVKRRASNGLIAGVDSSLANAEVASARIALTRSADLEQEQSNQLAQLMGVAPSAFVLDTAFLTRLPAVMTDTVTLNTDAHPVLRFYRSRIDLSHEQEKYIRTLNFPAFSFFSVLQTRASGFSSAYATDQTAFTHNYWDGVKPTRSNYLLGIGVTWNLTSPLRVKQQSAAQQFTSKALQNEMEVVDQQLKAQLVLADVKIKNALSNYQEAGIQLRSASQAYLQKTVMYQNGLSTLVDVTQALYSLNRAETERDVAYSNVWQALLLKAAAAGNFGLFINEF
- a CDS encoding response regulator transcription factor — its product is MKVLLIEDNLELASSISEFLAREGYICEVSYNIRDAQDKLISFQYDCVLLDIMLPDGNGLQILSFMRLERVQSSILILSAKNSLDDKIAGLEEGADDYLTKPFHLPELHARLRAIYRRKKLNGSNMITFNEISLNIDTLEAHVNGTLLDMTRKEFDLLLYFIVNKNRVLSRQSIAAHLWGDYTDNLANFDFVYQHVKNIRKKISAANGTDYIGTVYGLGYKFNTSKQ